GTCATGATGCTTCGATCAATATCATGCGAAGAATTTTACAAGACCTTGGAGCCGAGGTGATTCACTTAGGCCACAACAGGTCTGTGCGTGATGTGGTGACAGCCGCTTTACAAGAAGGAGCGCAAGGCATTGCCGTGAGTTCCTATCAAGGTGGGCACATGGAGTACTTCAAGTACATGAAGGATTTACTGGACGCACATGGTGCGCCTTATGTGAAGATCTTTGGTGGTGGCGGTGGAGTGATCATCCACGAGGAGAAGACCGAGTTAGAAGCTTACGGGATTGCCAGAGTTTATCATCCTGATGATGGACGCAAGTTAGGTCTTGAGGGAATGATTGCGGACATTGTTCAAACCTGCGACTTTTCACTACTAGAGGCCGCAAAAGGAATCAAATGGACGCGTCCTGAAGGAATTTATGATTTAGGACCTATTTCTTTTCGAGATATTGGTTTAGGGATCACCGCCGTAGAGCAAGAAGCTTCAGATGCTGTGATGAAAACTTTGACCTTGCCCCAAGGTACGACTTCGCCTCTTGTGATTGGAGTGACAGGAACAGGGGGGGCGGGAAAATCCAGTTTGATTGATGAACTGGTGCAGAGGTTTCGTAATATGTACCCCGCAGTCAATGTAGGTGTGGTGTGTGTGGACCCTTCTAAGAAAAAAACAGGGGGGGCTTTACTTGGGGATCGTATTCGTATGAACTCCTTAAGTCGTGAAAATACATTTATGAGGTCTTTGGCCTCAAGAGGTTCAGGTAATGAGATTTCTGGTTCTTTACCTCAAGTTTTGAACTTTTTAAAAACTTTAAATTTTGATGTTTTGATCGCTGAAAGTTCGGGAATTGGTCAAGCCAATGTGGCCATCACAGAAGTGTGTGATTTAAGTTTATATGTGATGACTTCAGAGTTTGGAGCGCAAAGCCAGTTAGAAAAAATTGATATGATTGACTATGCCGACTTTGTGGCGATCAACAAGGCGGACCGTCGTGGTTCTGAAGATGCTCTGAGAGACGTGAGCAAACAGTATAAACGTTCTCGTAAACTTTTTGATCAGAACGTGAAAGTCCCTGTGCACATGACCCAGGCTTCTAATTTTAATGATCAAGGCGTGAATGCTTTATTTTTAAATATCACGGACGTGCTTAAGGATAAAACTGAGGAATCCAAGTGGCAGATTCAAGACGAGCAAAAACAAATGCTTTTAGATGCACAAAAACAAGTGATTGTGCCAGCAGACCGACAACATTATCTTTCAGAAGTTACAACTACGGTCAGACGCTATAAAAAAGATGTAGAAAAGCAAGCTCAGAAATTTGAACAGTTAGGGGCTTTGGAACTTGTTTCTAAAACCCTATCATCCAACGCTGAGATTGCGTCCCAAATTCAAAGCTTAGAAAAAGAGTTAGACCCTCAAGACTTAAAGGCTGTTAGGACATGGGATGAACTGGTGCAACAGTACAGTGGCGATGAACTTGTGTATGAAGTTCGCAATAAACCAGTGAAACAAAATCTGCGTGCCCCTTCTTTGGCGGGCACGTTGATTCCTAGAGTGGTGGTGCCAAGGCTTGGTTCTTTTGGCGATCGCTATCGTTTTTTAAAATTAGAAAATCGTCCTGGAGAATTCCCTTACACCGCTGGGGTGTTTCCTCTTAAACGCCAAGGTGAAGATCCCACTCGTCAGTTTGCAGGTGAAGGCCCACCAGAACGCACCAACAAGCGGTTTCATTATTTAAGTAAGGGTGAGCAAGCCAAGCGTTTGTCCACGGCTTTTGACAGTGTGACTTTGTATGGTCAAGACCCTGATCTTCGTCCAGATATTTTTGGTAAAGTTGGCGAAAGTGGAGTAAGCATTGCCACCCTTGAGGACATGAAGCGACTCTATGATGGCTTTGATCTTTGTGATCCTATGACCAGTGTGAGTATGACCATCAATGGCCCCGCACCCATGATTCTTGCTTTTTTTATGAACACAGCCATAGATCAACGAAAAGAAAAGATGGCCCAAGAGGTAGGTCGCGCCCTTACTTTAGAAGAAGAAAAGCAGGCTGAAGAGTATGCTCTACAAAATGTCAGAGGGACTGTGCAAGCCGACATTTTAAAAGAAGACCAAGGGCAGAACACCTGTATCTTTTCTATTGATTTTGCTTTGAAGATGATGGGCGATATACAAAAGTATTTTATTGATCAAAAGGTCAGAAATTTTTATTCCGTAAGTATTTCTGGTTATCATATCGCTGAAGCAGGTGCAAACCCCATCACTCAACTAGCACTGACGCTGAGTAATGCTTTTACCTATGTTGAATACTATAAGTCGCGTGGGATGAGTGTGGATGAGTTTGCTCCTAACTTTTCGTTCTTCTTTAGTAATGGTATGGACCCTGAGTATTCCGTATTAGGTCGTGTGGCGCGAAGAATTTGGGCCATTGCCATGAAAGACATGTATGGGGCTAATGATCGTTCGCAAAAACTTAAATATCACATTCAGACCAGTGGACGTTCTTTGCATGCCCAAGAGATTCAGTTCAATGACATCAGAACTACACTGCAAGCTCTTTTAGCTATCGTGGACCATTGCAACTCTTTACACACTAATGCCTATGATGAAGCGATCACCACCCCGACTGAAGAGTCCGTGCGCAGGGCTAAAGCCATCCAGCTCATCATCAATAAAGAACTTGGTACAGCTAAAAATGAAAACTCAATGCAAGGAAGTTACTTCTATGAGTGGCTCACCGATGCAGTAGAAGAAGCCGTACTCGAAGAGTTCCAAAAGATCAGTGACCGTGGTGGGGTGTTAGGGGCTATGGAGACCCAATACCAAAGAGGAAAGATTCAAGAAGAGTCTTTGTATTATGAGACATTAAAACATGACGGCACTTATCCTTTGGTGGGTGTAAACACCTTTATTGATCCCAAAACTTTAGAAGAAGGATTTAAACCTCCTAAGATCGAACTTGCTCGTGCCTCTTTAGATGAAAAAAATCTACAACTTAATCGCACCAATGAGTACAAGAAGACTCATGCTGTGGAAGCTGAGAAGGCTTTAGCGCACCTTAAAAAAACAGCGCTTGAACATGGCAATGTGTTTGAAGCTTTGATGAGAGCGGCAAGATGTTGCACTTTGTATCAGATGACAGAAGCCTTATATGAAGTGGGCGGTCAGTACCGTCGTAATCTTTAAGCCATGAGTGAGCTAAAACATATTCTATGGGCCTGCTGTCTTGTGGGCCTAGTTTTAGGGTGTACACGTTCAAATTCAGAAGACACAGTTGTTAAAACCACCTCTGTAAAAACATGGTCTATTTACGGTGAAATTCCTCACATGAATCCCTTTTATGCTACAGACGTAAAAGTCTGGGGGCTGCAATCTTTGGTTTGGGACCCTTTTATCGTCTTAAACAAAGAAGGACAGTGGGAAAAAAACATTGTGCAGAGTTGGGAGTTCTCGTCTGATTTTAGAGTGGGGACGTTTAAAGTGGTTCCAGACCTGGTGTGGAGTGATGGAACTAAGGTGACAGCCCAAGATTTTATTTTTAGTCTTAGTTTTTACCAATATAAAGAACTTAAAGCTGTTCATTGGCAAGGGGTGTTTGATCCTATCAAAGAAGTGGAGTTTGAAAACAACACCTTAACCCTCTCTTTACATCGCGCACAGGGTTTTGAGGTGTGGAATCAGATTTTGAGCATGGCCCGTCTTTTACCCGCGTCAGTATTGGAAGAGGTTTTAGTTTTGGATTCTGATAGCTCCTCAGGTTCTACGGTGAATGTGGAAACTTTAAAAAATACGGGACCTTATAAAGTTCAAAATTTTTCGTCCACAAAATCTTGGAGACTAGGTAAGAATTCTAAGTCTTGGTGGTACACCTCCAAGTGGTCTCCTAAAGACCAAGTGTTTGGTGGTAAAGATCTGCCTATGGATATTGTCATGCAAAAGGCTTTATCTAAAAGTGTCATTCAAAGAGGTTTAGAAAAAGAGCGTTTTGATGCTTTTGTGGATTATGGACAGCTAGAACTTGCGCCTCAAAATTATAAGCCCCTCTATCAACAAAAGATGGCTAAAAATTTAGTGTTTAATTTTTTAGATTCACGCCTAAAAAATTATGATTTTCGCAAATGCCTTTTAGCCACTTTGCCTACACCAGAGCAGTTAAAAAAACTGGATTATAAAGGAATAGAGTTTGAGTGGAGCGAAAGACAAAGAAAATTGTTCACTGCCCCACAGGAAGTGCTAAAGACCCAAAGTCAGCGCATCAAGTCTCAGCAAGATCAATTATCCGCGGGGATTTTGCAAGATGTGGCCACCTTCTGTTTAAAATCAAATGGATCTGCGGGGGCGCAAAGTGCGTTGAATGTGCACTATGTCTTAGATCAGGATCGAAAATGGTTAGAGGTTTGGCAGGAGAAGGCGCAAAAATGGGGTGTGATTTTAAATCTTATTTCTGTGGGCGAGTCCAAAATGGCCAAGCTTTTACAAGAAAAAAAGTATCAAATTCTGATTTCAGAAAGTCTTTTGGATCATACAGATCAGTGGCCCTATGAGGTGTTCTTTTCCAAAGGTTTATATAACAGTCAAAGTTGGAATGACAAAAAATTAGATGCACTTCTTAAAACTAAATCGACTGTAATAGATTTCCAAAAAAAACAAGAGCTTAACGCTCAGATTTCCACCCATATTTTAGACTCTTTAGGGATCATTTATGTGTATGAGTGGGTCCGGCCTTTAGCGTGGGTGAAATCCCATTGCCCAGACAGTTCTCATTTTTTATGGTGGAACCTCCTCAATTGCATGGGTGAAAACACAAAGACGCCGTAGCCTTTGGTGCTTATCTGGACGTCTAGATTATTTCACAAACACTGCACACAATTTGTATTATTGATGCGTCATTTATAAAATAGACTGAAATCATGGAGGAAATATGTCGGATAAGATTCAATTGAATTTGCAACCCAGAGAACCAGGAAAAAGAGCTGTAAAAAAAGTAAGAGCCCAAGGGCTGATTCCTGTGGTGATCTATGGAAATAATAAAGAAAACCAATATGCCTGTGTTGAGGATTTAAACTTCAGAAAAGCGGTGTTTCCAAACGTGAATGCTCTATTTGAGCTTAAAACTCCTAAAGGAGTGGTCTCGGCTTTGGCCAGAAACATTGATATGGACACTTTAAATAATAAAGTCATCCATGCTGACTTTTATGCCGTGGACGCGAATACAGAAATCGCAGTGTTTGTATCTCTACACTTTGAAGGTGAACCTGTGGGGTTAAAACATGGTGGAGCTGTGAATAAAGTTCTAGAAGAGATTGAAGTGGAGTGTTTACCTTCAGATATTCCTGAGTCTATTCACGTAGATATCTCGCACCTAGATATTGATGATCGTATTTTGGTGAGCGATCTGGTGCTGCCACCTAAAGTCAGTCTACTTACAGACGCCGAAGAGACCGTTTTGATTGTTAGTGAGCACGTAGAACAAGCTGATGCTGAACCTGCTCCAGCTGCAGAAGGCACTGAAGCTGCCGCCGTTACACCAGCAGCCACTGAAACTCCAGCCGCAGACGGGGATAAATCCTAACTGAGCAGACCAAAGAGTTCGGGTTTTAGGTTTTTTTAAGCCCTAAGAGTAAAAAAATCTAAGACCTGGGTCGGGTTTTTTGCGGTCCATTGCAACAACTTTCAAAGATTTGTGTTTAGAGAATAAACACAAATCTTTTTTTTTATGAAACAAAAAACATTGTTAAAAAAAAATTTTTGAAAAAACACAGCCTGATAAAAATTTACAAAAATGACCAAGTTATTTGCAGGACCAAAGTTTTGGTTTCTAAATGCTTGGAATTTCTTCTGAAAAAACAATGTTTAAAATCATGAGGAAGTTTTTTACAAAGGCAGTTTTTGTAAAAGAGCTTGGCATTAAAAAATTATTTTTAAAAAAATGCGTTTCATTTCAAATCATTTATTAAAGCTTGCTAAAAAGTTGGACATCTTCTGGCACAATAACAGGTCTATGGTCTAGTGGCGATAACTTTCATGTATGAACGTTACAGGAGGTTCAAAAATGAAAGCTTTATTAACAACAATCGCAGCAGCAGCATGTTTAATGCTAACAGCATGTGGAGACTTTAATACTATCGAAAAATCATCAAGTGAGGTTCTAGGTACATTACAACCTTACTTATCTGAAGAGGATCAAGCTACTCTAGATCAACTAGCAGAAAACTTTGATGCGCCTATTACTATCCGTGAAAATATATTAAATGGAAGTTCTGTTGAAATTGAAATTTTAGGTAATGTAGCTCAGCTTGAAATTATCAACGATGGTCAAATCGCATTTAGAATTAACGGTCGTGATGTGACTTTTGAAGACTTAGGAAGTAGCGACATCTTAGAAGAGATCATTTTAAATAGCTTGATGCACCTTACAGGTAGCTCAAATACAGCCAGTGCCTTATTGCCTGCGCAAAGAGCAGAAGCCTTTTTTGGCGGCCCTGTTTTATCTACTGTATTTCGTTTAGTGATCTCTGGTATCTATAACTATGCTATGAGCCAAATCGATCCTGGTTTAGGTCAAGTCCTTGAGCCGATCGTGACTCCTATCGTAGACAATATCACTGGTGGAACTACAAACAATGGTGGCAACCAAAACCAAGACAGTGGAAACTGGTTAGGAAACATCCTTGGTACAGTGATTGGTGCGATCACAGGTAATCTTGGTAACAACAGCAACACGGGTGGCAACACATCTACTCCTAGCCAACCTCAACAGCCTACTCAACCCGCTTGTAACACTTTATTCTGTGGGTTACTAAACTTATTTACCGCAGTTGTGCTGAACTAAAATATTATCAACTCTGAAGAACCTATGTAACCTACGCCCTTAAACACTTGTTTAGGGGCTTTTTCTTTTTGTTTTTTGTTAAGATTCGGGGAATAATATAGATATGAGCAGCAAAATGATCTTTGACAACATCCATGGCAATATTCAACTCAGCTCCCTTGAGTCTAAAATCATTCAAAGTCCTTATTACCAAAGACTCAGGTGGATCAAACAACTAGGCTTGGCTTTTTATGTTTTCCCTGGAGCGACTCACACTCGTCACGCTCACACTCTTGGGGTTTTGCATGTGATGGGCCGAGCTCTTAAGAGGCTTAGGAGTAGCTGTTACAGCGAAGATGATTTTTTTGCTGTGGGACCTGTCAGTCATTCTGAAAAAAAGACAATTTCATCAGACTATGCGGTTAGCGGCTCTTCTGCATGATATAGGAACCTTTCCTTTATCTCACACCACAGAGCTTGCGTACATTCGTCATTGGAAAAAGCGCAAACAGAATGGGTATAAGGGGATAGACCATAATCATGAAACTTTAGGAAGCCATGTTTTATGTCAAACAGATTTTGATGGGGGACTTACTCGAATTTTAAAAGAAGGGGGAGTCGATCCTGTAGAACTTTCCAATATCATCAAAGGTACATCTAAAAACACTTTGGCCAATCAGTTGGTGCATTCAGATATTGATGCCGATCGTATGGATTACTTGTTACGGGATGCTTACCACACAGGTGTACGACTTGGTATTTACGACATAGATTTTCTGATTCGCAATATGGTGCTGGTCAACCATGGTGGACATACGGTCCTTGCTTTTAAAGAAGAGGCCATGCACGTTGTGGAAAGTTTTTTGGTCAACAGATACTTTTGGTACTCACAAATTATCAGTGATGGGACGAACTATAAGTTTGATCTAGTGGCCGCTAAAATTTACGAATACTTTTTAGAAAACGGCTTAGCTCACTCCTTTGAAGATCTTATCAATGAAGTTTCACAAAAGCCTATGGAGTATTTCACTTTTAATGACTCCTATTTTATGGCTAAGATCAACGAGTATCTGGCAGGAAGAATCAAACATCCTATGATCAGTGAACTCAGTGTGATGCTCACACAAAGAGTACCGCCCGCGCAGATCAGAATTGCCCCAGTGGTGCCCACACTTGTCAGAGGTAAGGAAGAGCGTGATAAACTTTTAGAAAACGTCAATAAAGCCTTTCAGTGGCTAGAAGAAATTATGGCCGATGAATTTCCAGAAGACTGGGTGATCACAGACTTACCCAACAGAGATGTTTCATTTACTCAATCCAAAAAAGAACTGATCCAAAAATATAAAGATCCATTGTATGGCAGTGAAGGAGTAAAAATCCTAACCCGTTCTGGCGACCTAGAATTATTAGTAGATCGCGACAGTGCACTGACCTCTTTCCTTGCTGAAGTAAAAAACTTTATCCCAAGAATTTATGTCAGTCCCACGACTTACGACAAACTAGAAAAAAAGGGAATCCTAGACAAATTCAAAGAACGCCTTAAAAGCGAACTCAAGTCTCCAACACCCATAAAAGCAGGCCGCTAATCACGCGACCCGTCTTTACGTTAGAAATATACGTTGGGGTAGTCGTTAGAGATGTGTTTTTTTAGTTCTTCGATGAAGATGCGTACGTTTATGTTTTTTGTATTTCTTGTTGGGGTAACAATCCAGATGTCTTTTTTATCCTCGCTGTAACTTTCTAAAACAGGAATCAATTTTCCTTTCTTGATTTCTTCAAAAGTATAAGAACCTGGCAGGCGTGCTACGCCTAAGCCCGCTAATGCGGCCTTTTGGATGACTCTAGGGTTATTGCTTTTGAAGTTTCCTTTTACTGGTGTGTGAATGCTTTTGCCTCGCTTTTTGAAAGTCCAAGCTGTGCGTTCGCCGAGACAGTTGTGATAAATTAAATCTTTGGGTTCATTCAGTGGTGGGGCTGTTTGTAGATAGTTTTTGGAACACACGACATACTCTACGCGAGAGGCGATTTTTTGTGCGAACAAGGTAGAGTTTTGTAAATGACCAATGCGAATGGCGATATCAAACTTTTCAGCAATCAAATCTATGACTTGTGAACTAAAATTTAATTCGACTTTGAGTTTGGGGTATTTTTTTGCCATTTCAATGAGAACAGGTGCAATATACTCTTCACCAAAAATTCCGGCCAAAGTGACGCGTAGATTACCTTGTGGTGTTTGAGCAATATCTAAAATGTCTTTTTGCGCATCTTCTAAGTGAGCCAGTGCAAGTTTGCAGCTTTCTAAGTAACGATGTCCTAAGTTTGTAAGGCTTACTTTGCGTGTCGAACGGACAAAAAGATTCAGTCCCAATTCGTATTCAAGCTGAACGATCTGTTTGCTGATATAAGATTTTGAAACTTCAAGCTCTTTTGCTGCACGCGAGAAACTTCCTGTCTCTGCGACTTTTACGAACACCATCACACCTTTAAAAGACTTCATTGTTTCCATAGAGAAACACTATTATTCCCCGCAAGGCTCTAGTCAAGACTCAGAGGGCTCGATATAATCTGCTAAAGTGATCTGTTTAAAGATAAAGTTTTTAAATTAAAAGGAGTGGTTATGAAAATTAAAGCCGCAGTGGCATGGCAAGCAGGAGCCCCTTTGTCAATTGAAGAGGTGGAACTTGAAGGTCCAAAAGAAGGTGAGGTTTTAATTAAGGTGGTGGCCACAGGAGTATGCCACACGGATGCTTACACACTTTCAGGTGCAGACCCCGAAGGATTGTTCCCTGTCATTTTAGGACATGAAGGCGGGGGGATTGTGGAAGAAGTAGGTGAAGGTGTTACGACCTTAAAAAAGGGAGATCATGTGATTCCACTTTACACCCCTGAGTGTAGAGAGTGTAAGTTCTGCACTTCTGGAAAAACCAATTTGTGTGTGCGCATTCGTGCCACTCAAGGTAAAGGATTGATGCCTGATGGGACTTCTAGGTTTTCTAAAGACGGTAAATTGATTCATCATTATATGGGGTGTTCTACTTTTGCTGAGTACACGGTGGTTCCAGAAATTGCTCTGGCAAAAGTAGACCCCAAAGCACCTCTAGATAAAGTGTGCCTACTGGGCTGTGGCGTGACCACGGGCATAGGTGCGGTTCTTAACACTGCTAAAGTTGAACAAAACTCTACAGTGGCGGTGTTTGGTTTGGGTGGTATTGGTCTTTCAGTGATTCAAGGCGCTCGTATGGCGGGAGCTTCACGTATCATTGCCGTAGATATAAATGATGCAAAATGGGAGATGGCCCAAAAATTAGGTGCCACAGATTTTGTAAATCCTAAAAAATATGATCGCCCGATTCAAGAAGTCATTATTGAAATGACAGAGTGGGGAGTAGACTACTCTTTTGAATGCG
This window of the Pseudobdellovibrionaceae bacterium genome carries:
- a CDS encoding methylmalonyl-CoA mutase family protein, coding for MSQSYKPKNAIRIVTAASLFDGHDASINIMRRILQDLGAEVIHLGHNRSVRDVVTAALQEGAQGIAVSSYQGGHMEYFKYMKDLLDAHGAPYVKIFGGGGGVIIHEEKTELEAYGIARVYHPDDGRKLGLEGMIADIVQTCDFSLLEAAKGIKWTRPEGIYDLGPISFRDIGLGITAVEQEASDAVMKTLTLPQGTTSPLVIGVTGTGGAGKSSLIDELVQRFRNMYPAVNVGVVCVDPSKKKTGGALLGDRIRMNSLSRENTFMRSLASRGSGNEISGSLPQVLNFLKTLNFDVLIAESSGIGQANVAITEVCDLSLYVMTSEFGAQSQLEKIDMIDYADFVAINKADRRGSEDALRDVSKQYKRSRKLFDQNVKVPVHMTQASNFNDQGVNALFLNITDVLKDKTEESKWQIQDEQKQMLLDAQKQVIVPADRQHYLSEVTTTVRRYKKDVEKQAQKFEQLGALELVSKTLSSNAEIASQIQSLEKELDPQDLKAVRTWDELVQQYSGDELVYEVRNKPVKQNLRAPSLAGTLIPRVVVPRLGSFGDRYRFLKLENRPGEFPYTAGVFPLKRQGEDPTRQFAGEGPPERTNKRFHYLSKGEQAKRLSTAFDSVTLYGQDPDLRPDIFGKVGESGVSIATLEDMKRLYDGFDLCDPMTSVSMTINGPAPMILAFFMNTAIDQRKEKMAQEVGRALTLEEEKQAEEYALQNVRGTVQADILKEDQGQNTCIFSIDFALKMMGDIQKYFIDQKVRNFYSVSISGYHIAEAGANPITQLALTLSNAFTYVEYYKSRGMSVDEFAPNFSFFFSNGMDPEYSVLGRVARRIWAIAMKDMYGANDRSQKLKYHIQTSGRSLHAQEIQFNDIRTTLQALLAIVDHCNSLHTNAYDEAITTPTEESVRRAKAIQLIINKELGTAKNENSMQGSYFYEWLTDAVEEAVLEEFQKISDRGGVLGAMETQYQRGKIQEESLYYETLKHDGTYPLVGVNTFIDPKTLEEGFKPPKIELARASLDEKNLQLNRTNEYKKTHAVEAEKALAHLKKTALEHGNVFEALMRAARCCTLYQMTEALYEVGGQYRRNL
- a CDS encoding ABC transporter substrate-binding protein produces the protein MSELKHILWACCLVGLVLGCTRSNSEDTVVKTTSVKTWSIYGEIPHMNPFYATDVKVWGLQSLVWDPFIVLNKEGQWEKNIVQSWEFSSDFRVGTFKVVPDLVWSDGTKVTAQDFIFSLSFYQYKELKAVHWQGVFDPIKEVEFENNTLTLSLHRAQGFEVWNQILSMARLLPASVLEEVLVLDSDSSSGSTVNVETLKNTGPYKVQNFSSTKSWRLGKNSKSWWYTSKWSPKDQVFGGKDLPMDIVMQKALSKSVIQRGLEKERFDAFVDYGQLELAPQNYKPLYQQKMAKNLVFNFLDSRLKNYDFRKCLLATLPTPEQLKKLDYKGIEFEWSERQRKLFTAPQEVLKTQSQRIKSQQDQLSAGILQDVATFCLKSNGSAGAQSALNVHYVLDQDRKWLEVWQEKAQKWGVILNLISVGESKMAKLLQEKKYQILISESLLDHTDQWPYEVFFSKGLYNSQSWNDKKLDALLKTKSTVIDFQKKQELNAQISTHILDSLGIIYVYEWVRPLAWVKSHCPDSSHFLWWNLLNCMGENTKTP
- a CDS encoding 50S ribosomal protein L25, with amino-acid sequence MSDKIQLNLQPREPGKRAVKKVRAQGLIPVVIYGNNKENQYACVEDLNFRKAVFPNVNALFELKTPKGVVSALARNIDMDTLNNKVIHADFYAVDANTEIAVFVSLHFEGEPVGLKHGGAVNKVLEEIEVECLPSDIPESIHVDISHLDIDDRILVSDLVLPPKVSLLTDAEETVLIVSEHVEQADAEPAPAAEGTEAAAVTPAATETPAADGDKS
- a CDS encoding HD domain-containing protein, which encodes MIFLLWDLSVILKKRQFHQTMRLAALLHDIGTFPLSHTTELAYIRHWKKRKQNGYKGIDHNHETLGSHVLCQTDFDGGLTRILKEGGVDPVELSNIIKGTSKNTLANQLVHSDIDADRMDYLLRDAYHTGVRLGIYDIDFLIRNMVLVNHGGHTVLAFKEEAMHVVESFLVNRYFWYSQIISDGTNYKFDLVAAKIYEYFLENGLAHSFEDLINEVSQKPMEYFTFNDSYFMAKINEYLAGRIKHPMISELSVMLTQRVPPAQIRIAPVVPTLVRGKEERDKLLENVNKAFQWLEEIMADEFPEDWVITDLPNRDVSFTQSKKELIQKYKDPLYGSEGVKILTRSGDLELLVDRDSALTSFLAEVKNFIPRIYVSPTTYDKLEKKGILDKFKERLKSELKSPTPIKAGR
- a CDS encoding LysR substrate-binding domain-containing protein, giving the protein METMKSFKGVMVFVKVAETGSFSRAAKELEVSKSYISKQIVQLEYELGLNLFVRSTRKVSLTNLGHRYLESCKLALAHLEDAQKDILDIAQTPQGNLRVTLAGIFGEEYIAPVLIEMAKKYPKLKVELNFSSQVIDLIAEKFDIAIRIGHLQNSTLFAQKIASRVEYVVCSKNYLQTAPPLNEPKDLIYHNCLGERTAWTFKKRGKSIHTPVKGNFKSNNPRVIQKAALAGLGVARLPGSYTFEEIKKGKLIPVLESYSEDKKDIWIVTPTRNTKNINVRIFIEELKKHISNDYPNVYF
- a CDS encoding S-(hydroxymethyl)glutathione dehydrogenase/class III alcohol dehydrogenase; amino-acid sequence: MKIKAAVAWQAGAPLSIEEVELEGPKEGEVLIKVVATGVCHTDAYTLSGADPEGLFPVILGHEGGGIVEEVGEGVTTLKKGDHVIPLYTPECRECKFCTSGKTNLCVRIRATQGKGLMPDGTSRFSKDGKLIHHYMGCSTFAEYTVVPEIALAKVDPKAPLDKVCLLGCGVTTGIGAVLNTAKVEQNSTVAVFGLGGIGLSVIQGARMAGASRIIAVDINDAKWEMAQKLGATDFVNPKKYDRPIQEVIIEMTEWGVDYSFECVGNTSLMRAALECAHRGWGQSIIIGVAGAGQEISTRPFQLVTGRVWKGSAFGGVKGRTELPKYVDQYMSGEINLDDMVTFTMPLADINKAFDYMHEGKSIRTVIKMAD